The proteins below are encoded in one region of Amycolatopsis magusensis:
- a CDS encoding DUF1206 domain-containing protein produces the protein MQLAARLGLVAYGVVHLLVAWLAVQVALGSGEKADKTGALQSLSGGTGGDVLLWLIAVGLAVTSLWQLFSAATGSWSSGQERWLRVMNLGEAILFGYLAFSAGKLAAGSPASSTDTAQFGLIDGLLRESWGKTVVVVLGLAVIAAGVFIARHGIARRFCREQDFGRASKVTRKAVIRLGQAGYTALGTVYAVVGALVVVAALQHKPEQATGIDVALKNLAGRPYGAVLLVALAIGLAAFAVFSVFDARFRRVD, from the coding sequence GTGCAGTTGGCGGCGCGGCTCGGGCTGGTGGCTTATGGGGTGGTGCACCTGCTCGTCGCGTGGCTGGCGGTGCAGGTCGCGCTCGGCAGTGGCGAGAAGGCCGACAAGACTGGCGCGCTGCAGTCGCTTTCCGGTGGCACCGGTGGTGACGTGCTGCTGTGGTTGATCGCCGTCGGCCTCGCTGTGACCTCGTTGTGGCAACTGTTCTCGGCGGCGACCGGCAGTTGGAGCAGCGGGCAGGAGCGCTGGCTACGGGTGATGAACCTCGGTGAGGCCATCCTCTTCGGCTACCTGGCGTTCAGCGCGGGCAAGCTCGCGGCCGGCTCGCCGGCCAGTTCGACCGACACTGCCCAGTTCGGCCTGATCGACGGCCTGCTCCGCGAGAGCTGGGGCAAAACGGTGGTCGTGGTGCTCGGGCTGGCGGTCATCGCCGCCGGGGTGTTCATCGCCCGCCACGGCATCGCGCGCCGGTTCTGCCGCGAACAGGACTTCGGCCGGGCGAGCAAGGTGACCCGGAAGGCGGTCATCCGCCTGGGCCAGGCCGGGTACACCGCGCTCGGCACGGTGTACGCCGTCGTCGGCGCGCTGGTGGTGGTGGCCGCGTTGCAGCACAAACCGGAGCAGGCCACCGGCATCGACGTCGCGCTGAAGAACCTCGCGGGCCGCCCGTACGGCGCGGTCCTGTTGGTGGCGCTGGCCATCGGTCTCGCCGCCTTCGCGGTGTTCTCCGTGTTCGACGCCCGCTTCCGGCGCGTGGACTGA
- a CDS encoding CHAT domain-containing protein: MTVQLKLVDAGDLYYTWRWEHQPAEPRVIVVPRELVQGTLDEWAAAVPSPLPGESATQALRRSLTHGPLVDRDREIALATRLSSALLPYQLAGELNSLLSQGIRPHLRIQPSPSTAQVPWEALHVDEGERAVHNLDISVLAPATVSNAEHRRMVPFDPQGTVVGVLDPRVPGFPDASALGSVLGEVTPELAALATGGVRRDDVDRDFLEEALATASRFLYVGHVTTGEHGLDARMHLSCTADTTGRAAPLGAHRPLTAADLVLGHRPGPARPWRIPARVALVACESGGDLRFAEPTGLVTAMVHGGAEHVTATRWTLPTDQGLARLVPNFPAATPVLGPAVLAVDAAHRAPDPVAALNDWQREMATRWEETGDLSCSPLVWAAFSTTWAPCRSAGE; this comes from the coding sequence GTGACCGTGCAGTTGAAACTGGTCGACGCGGGGGACCTTTATTACACGTGGCGGTGGGAGCACCAGCCTGCCGAACCACGGGTGATCGTCGTGCCGCGGGAGCTGGTCCAGGGCACGCTGGACGAGTGGGCGGCGGCCGTGCCGTCGCCGTTGCCGGGGGAAAGCGCCACGCAGGCGCTGCGGCGCTCGCTCACCCACGGGCCGCTGGTGGACCGGGATCGGGAAATCGCGCTGGCGACCAGGTTGTCCAGCGCGTTGCTGCCGTACCAGCTGGCCGGTGAGCTGAACTCGCTGCTGTCACAGGGGATTCGGCCGCATCTGCGGATCCAGCCGTCCCCGTCGACGGCTCAGGTGCCATGGGAAGCGCTGCACGTCGACGAGGGTGAGCGCGCGGTGCACAACCTCGACATCTCCGTGCTCGCCCCGGCGACGGTGAGCAACGCCGAACACCGGCGGATGGTCCCGTTCGATCCACAAGGGACGGTCGTCGGCGTGCTGGACCCGCGCGTGCCAGGCTTTCCCGACGCGTCGGCACTGGGCTCGGTGCTCGGCGAGGTGACTCCGGAGCTGGCGGCGCTGGCCACGGGCGGGGTGCGCCGGGACGACGTCGACCGGGATTTCCTGGAGGAGGCGCTGGCGACGGCGTCGCGGTTCCTCTACGTCGGGCACGTGACCACCGGGGAGCACGGGCTGGACGCGCGGATGCACCTGTCCTGCACCGCGGACACCACCGGCCGGGCGGCGCCGCTCGGTGCGCACCGGCCGCTGACCGCCGCGGACCTCGTACTGGGGCACCGCCCCGGGCCGGCGCGGCCGTGGCGAATCCCGGCGCGCGTGGCCCTGGTGGCCTGCGAAAGCGGCGGTGACCTGCGGTTCGCCGAGCCCACCGGCCTGGTCACAGCCATGGTCCACGGCGGGGCCGAGCACGTGACCGCCACGCGATGGACCCTGCCCACCGACCAGGGCCTGGCACGCCTGGTCCCGAACTTCCCGGCGGCCACCCCGGTCCTCGGCCCAGCCGTACTGGCGGTCGACGCCGCCCACCGCGCCCCGGACCCCGTTGCCGCCCTCAACGACTGGCAACGCGAGATGGCGACCCGGTGGGAAGAGACCGGGGACTTGAGTTGCTCGCCGTTGGTGTGGGCGGCTTTCAGCACGACCTGGGCGCCATGTCGGTCTGCTGGGGAGTAG